The following proteins are encoded in a genomic region of Paenibacillus sp. FSL H3-0469:
- a CDS encoding Ger(x)C family spore germination protein yields the protein MRRASIFFMTALCLLLITGCWNRRELNDLALVVAMSIDKSGDQYMVTLQVVDAGEVSSKIGTSGRTPVITYSEKGKHVFEAIRKMTTETPRKLYFSHLQMLVISEDIAKEGISKSLEFLSRDHEVRKDFFVVIAKEEQAKSILENITSLEKIPAQKMKTSLETSQKVWAPTVAIQIDQLIADLTSEGSNAVLTGIIITGNPTTGTTLKNVTKTSSYSNLKFQGVAVFKEDKLVGWLNEEESKGYNYIKDNVKSTVAHIECPGGGDLVMEVLRSKTKVKGKVINGEPSIDIHLNADINIAEVECSIDLSKIENIIGLEQSINEKAISVLEASIRKAKELGSDIFGFGEVIHRADPQAWRTWKTDWNKHFAEIAVTIHSDFKIRRTGIVSNSFLDKVKE from the coding sequence ATGCGCAGAGCCTCAATCTTTTTCATGACTGCTCTTTGCCTGCTCTTGATTACAGGCTGCTGGAACCGGAGAGAATTGAATGATTTGGCTCTGGTAGTAGCCATGTCCATAGATAAATCAGGCGACCAATATATGGTAACCTTACAAGTGGTTGATGCAGGAGAAGTATCCTCCAAGATAGGGACCAGTGGCAGAACCCCTGTCATCACCTATTCAGAAAAAGGAAAACACGTCTTCGAAGCTATCCGCAAAATGACGACGGAAACTCCAAGAAAATTGTACTTCTCCCATCTCCAAATGCTTGTCATTAGTGAGGACATTGCGAAAGAAGGGATTAGCAAATCTCTGGAATTTTTATCAAGGGATCATGAAGTCCGCAAAGATTTTTTCGTGGTCATAGCCAAAGAAGAACAAGCCAAATCTATTCTGGAAAACATTACATCGCTGGAGAAAATCCCGGCCCAAAAAATGAAAACCTCCCTTGAAACATCGCAAAAAGTATGGGCTCCCACAGTTGCCATCCAAATAGATCAACTCATCGCTGACTTAACCAGTGAAGGAAGTAATGCTGTGCTTACAGGAATCATAATTACAGGGAACCCCACTACAGGTACAACGTTAAAGAACGTGACCAAAACGAGTTCTTATTCCAATCTGAAGTTTCAGGGTGTCGCCGTTTTTAAGGAGGATAAATTGGTTGGATGGCTTAATGAGGAGGAGAGCAAGGGCTATAACTATATTAAGGATAATGTAAAAAGTACAGTTGCTCATATTGAATGTCCTGGGGGCGGTGATCTGGTCATGGAAGTTCTCCGATCCAAAACTAAAGTGAAGGGTAAAGTGATAAACGGTGAGCCGAGCATCGATATCCATCTAAATGCCGATATCAATATTGCAGAAGTAGAATGTTCAATTGATCTATCAAAAATTGAAAACATTATAGGACTGGAACAATCTATTAACGAAAAAGCAATTAGTGTTCTCGAAGCCTCCATCCGGAAAGCCAAAGAATTGGGATCAGATATCTTTGGATTTGGCGAAGTGATCCATCGCGCTGATCCACAGGCCTGGAGAACATGGAAAACGGATTGGAACAAGCACTTTGCAGAAATTGCCGTTACTATCCATTCAGATTTCAAAATTCGGCGAACCGGAATCGTTAGCAACTCTTTTCTCGATAAAGTGAAGGAGTAG
- a CDS encoding endospore germination permease, which yields MPTVKEKISIRQFIILTVIFTMGSSVLNGTTMLVRLAHQDAWLASIIGIIYGVLLVLLYGLLTQRHPNLNLADYIDKVLGKWFGTLMKLSFSIYTLLLSSALLRTLGDFLTTLILPETPIQAVEIVFMLTLIMGVQLGLETFTRTSEFLFPFIMSFIILIALFLLPQMKLVDNLSPVLENGIKPILSASYRLLGIPFAELILLLMITPHITNRKKIRKSMLLGVLGGGIVLVIINVLSIAVLGADATAGLSYPTYELAKEISIGNFIQRIEVLAGGIIFISLFVKSIIVFYVMIVMVTHTFHVSNYRIITLPLGMLVMVLSIIIFPNVIYFRNLAFVFWPTFTLLHGLIYPVLLLGIDSFRRRLNKTKASLEK from the coding sequence ATGCCGACGGTAAAAGAAAAGATATCCATCCGTCAATTTATCATATTAACAGTCATATTTACTATGGGTAGCTCGGTGTTGAACGGTACCACAATGCTTGTACGACTCGCCCATCAGGACGCGTGGCTGGCTAGTATCATCGGCATCATTTACGGTGTGCTGCTGGTACTGCTCTATGGATTACTGACCCAACGCCACCCTAACCTTAATTTAGCCGACTACATTGACAAGGTGTTAGGGAAATGGTTCGGCACACTTATGAAACTCTCCTTTAGCATTTATACCCTGTTGCTTTCATCAGCCTTGCTTCGGACCCTCGGTGACTTTTTAACGACACTTATTCTGCCGGAGACACCCATTCAAGCCGTTGAGATTGTTTTTATGCTCACACTCATTATGGGCGTACAGCTCGGGCTGGAAACGTTTACCCGAACTTCAGAGTTTTTATTTCCATTTATTATGTCTTTCATTATCCTTATCGCCTTATTTTTGTTACCCCAAATGAAGCTGGTGGACAATCTGTCTCCCGTTCTGGAAAATGGAATCAAGCCCATATTAAGTGCCTCTTACCGTTTGCTCGGGATTCCGTTTGCAGAATTGATCCTCCTGCTAATGATTACCCCTCATATCACCAACCGCAAAAAAATCCGTAAAAGTATGTTGCTTGGTGTGCTCGGCGGCGGAATTGTTCTAGTGATAATTAATGTGCTTTCGATTGCTGTTCTTGGAGCGGATGCCACTGCTGGACTCAGCTATCCGACTTATGAGTTAGCCAAAGAAATTAGTATCGGCAATTTCATTCAACGCATTGAAGTATTGGCCGGAGGGATAATATTCATCTCTCTATTCGTGAAGAGCATTATTGTCTTTTATGTAATGATTGTAATGGTAACGCATACCTTCCATGTTAGTAATTACCGCATAATCACATTACCTTTAGGAATGCTTGTTATGGTACTATCTATAATCATATTTCCAAATGTTATATATTTCCGCAATCTTGCCTTTGTGTTTTGGCCTACGTTCACATTGCTGCACGGTTTGATCTATCCCGTTTTGTTGCTTGGGATCGATTCCTTTAGACGACGGTTGAATAAAACGAAAGCGTCCCTGGAGAAGTAA
- a CDS encoding AraC family transcriptional regulator has protein sequence MFDLNHFLQKELVELVDRHTHIDGPHSTLISSLSFSRCSIPYHSTETDPPYKLNNPSLYIVVQGLKGIVIGKERFRYGPPHYLVASMDLPIIAEVLEATPEVPNLTCKIEFTPGHILELVSDDALKENSKRTSRRGMNVGKLDIPLLDAVVRLVRLLDTPEDIPGLAPLFAKEILYKVLHGEHGDSLRQIVSEGSPSVHIKHAIEHILNHYQDSFRIEDLAQLAKMSVPSFHRHFKEITGMSPIQFQKQLRLQEARRLLLSGSENAADAAFQVGYESPTQFSREYSRMFGFPPKEDMKRFIQLNGIIKESNGQL, from the coding sequence ATGTTTGATCTTAATCATTTTTTGCAAAAAGAGCTTGTGGAACTCGTGGATCGCCATACTCATATAGATGGTCCGCACTCTACATTAATTTCGTCCCTCAGCTTTTCCCGTTGTTCCATTCCTTACCATTCTACTGAGACTGATCCTCCCTACAAACTTAACAACCCTTCACTATACATCGTCGTTCAAGGTCTTAAGGGCATAGTCATTGGTAAAGAGCGCTTCAGGTATGGTCCGCCACACTACCTTGTAGCCTCTATGGATTTACCAATCATTGCCGAAGTGCTGGAAGCAACCCCCGAAGTTCCCAACTTAACCTGTAAAATCGAATTTACGCCCGGCCATATTTTAGAGCTGGTAAGCGATGATGCACTTAAGGAGAACTCCAAAAGAACATCCAGACGCGGTATGAATGTTGGCAAATTAGATATTCCCTTGTTAGATGCTGTTGTAAGGCTGGTTCGTCTGCTGGATACACCCGAAGATATTCCTGGGCTGGCGCCACTTTTTGCCAAAGAAATTCTATATAAGGTTCTGCACGGTGAACACGGTGACTCCTTAAGACAAATTGTATCGGAGGGGAGTCCAAGCGTTCATATCAAACATGCCATTGAGCACATTCTGAATCATTATCAGGATTCATTTCGCATTGAGGATTTGGCACAACTTGCGAAGATGAGCGTTCCGTCGTTCCATAGGCATTTTAAAGAAATCACCGGCATGAGCCCGATTCAATTTCAAAAACAGCTGAGACTTCAGGAAGCCCGCCGCCTATTACTATCCGGGTCAGAGAATGCAGCAGATGCTGCTTTTCAGGTGGGCTATGAAAGTCCGACGCAATTCAGCCGGGAGTACTCCAGGATGTTTGGCTTTCCACCCAAAGAAGATATGAAGCGGTTTATACAACTAAACGGAATCATCAAAGAGAGTAATGGGCAATTATAG
- a CDS encoding aldo/keto reductase, producing the protein MQYVKLGHSGLEVSPICIGCMGFGDPHSGYPGWALGEEGSRLVIRHALEAGINFFDTANLYSHGTSEENLGRALKDFATRENVVIATKLGAPMRSGPNSFGLSRKAIMTEVDHSLRRLGTDYIDLYQIHRADPFTPWEETLEALHDLVKMGKVRYLGASTMRTWQFAKALHLQKENGWTRFISMQHNYNLIAREEENEMIPLCADEGIQTMVFSPLSRGVLARPWGAQTARSETEAGAAQYFQVTAAADQNIVEAIGQVAEERGVSRAEISLAWLYRNPVVAAPIVGALKTSHIDDAIKALSIKLSDEEAERLEAAYTPRIDVNVKNSDPKSIARMAATVGHEVAIPGGLK; encoded by the coding sequence ATGCAATATGTTAAGCTAGGTCACTCCGGTCTCGAAGTTTCACCGATCTGCATCGGTTGTATGGGTTTTGGAGATCCCCACAGCGGTTACCCTGGCTGGGCGCTCGGCGAGGAAGGCAGCCGCCTTGTGATCAGACACGCGCTTGAGGCGGGGATCAACTTCTTTGATACCGCTAATTTGTATTCGCACGGAACCAGCGAGGAGAATCTTGGCAGAGCGCTCAAGGATTTCGCTACACGGGAGAACGTAGTCATTGCCACCAAACTGGGTGCCCCCATGCGTTCAGGACCTAATTCATTCGGGCTATCCCGCAAGGCCATTATGACTGAAGTTGACCACAGCTTGAGGCGTCTTGGAACGGATTATATCGACCTGTACCAGATTCATCGGGCTGACCCTTTTACCCCGTGGGAAGAGACGCTTGAAGCCCTTCATGATCTCGTAAAAATGGGCAAAGTGCGCTATTTGGGCGCCTCCACCATGAGGACTTGGCAGTTCGCCAAGGCCCTGCATCTCCAGAAAGAGAACGGTTGGACCCGCTTCATCTCCATGCAACACAACTACAACTTAATCGCCCGCGAGGAAGAGAACGAAATGATCCCGCTCTGTGCCGACGAAGGGATTCAGACCATGGTCTTCAGTCCGCTCTCGCGCGGTGTCCTGGCTCGGCCTTGGGGTGCACAAACGGCCCGCTCCGAGACCGAAGCCGGTGCTGCCCAATACTTCCAGGTAACTGCGGCAGCCGACCAGAACATTGTCGAGGCCATCGGTCAAGTTGCAGAGGAACGCGGGGTTAGCCGTGCCGAAATCTCCCTTGCCTGGTTGTATCGCAACCCAGTCGTTGCCGCCCCCATCGTCGGAGCGCTCAAAACTAGTCATATTGACGATGCGATCAAAGCCCTCTCGATCAAGCTATCCGACGAAGAAGCTGAGCGACTGGAAGCCGCATACACCCCTCGTATCGACGTAAATGTCAAAAATTCCGACCCGAAATCGATAGCCCGCATGGCAGCTACCGTTGGGCATGAGGTTGCGATTCCGGGTGGTTTGAAGTGA
- a CDS encoding carbohydrate ABC transporter permease, with protein MNRFASIAKYTVMTVLAVISIIPILWMISGSLRPYEELFKYSSSLNIHLFVPVQPTLANFKEVIFSEGNPFLRYIANTLFVAGSVTLLVLLVNSMSAFAFAKLRFRGKAIVFALFMSAMIIPGEVTLVPNYLLMNYFGWLNSYKALVIPSMLSVFGIFLLRQFFAEIPDEILEAAKIDGASMTRTFSSIVLPAAVPPMITLALMTFLGNWDSYLWPLIVINDEKKQMIQVAIAAFSSVEGTDWSKILAASTISTVPILILFLFLQRYYIQGITMSGVKG; from the coding sequence ATGAACCGCTTTGCAAGCATTGCCAAGTATACGGTGATGACCGTTCTGGCTGTCATTTCAATAATCCCGATCCTCTGGATGATCTCGGGTTCACTACGCCCTTATGAGGAATTGTTCAAGTACTCCTCCAGTCTGAATATTCATTTGTTCGTTCCTGTCCAGCCAACGCTGGCTAACTTCAAAGAGGTTATCTTCAGTGAGGGCAACCCTTTTCTCCGCTATATCGCGAATACGCTGTTTGTTGCAGGAAGTGTAACCCTGCTGGTGCTGCTGGTGAATTCGATGTCGGCGTTTGCTTTTGCCAAGCTGCGTTTCCGGGGTAAAGCGATTGTCTTCGCCCTGTTCATGTCAGCGATGATTATTCCCGGTGAAGTAACGCTGGTCCCGAACTATCTGCTGATGAATTATTTCGGCTGGCTGAACTCCTATAAGGCGCTGGTGATTCCTTCGATGCTGTCTGTGTTCGGAATCTTTCTGCTGCGGCAGTTCTTCGCGGAAATTCCCGATGAGATTCTGGAGGCGGCCAAAATCGACGGAGCCTCGATGACCCGGACCTTCTCCAGTATTGTCTTGCCTGCGGCTGTCCCGCCGATGATCACCCTTGCGCTGATGACCTTTCTTGGCAACTGGGATTCCTATCTGTGGCCTCTAATCGTTATCAATGACGAAAAGAAACAGATGATCCAGGTAGCCATTGCCGCTTTCTCCTCGGTGGAAGGAACCGATTGGTCTAAGATTCTAGCCGCAAGCACCATTTCCACAGTTCCGATCCTGATCCTGTTTCTGTTCCTGCAGCGCTATTACATTCAGGGCATTACGATGTCGGGTGTGAAAGGGTAA
- a CDS encoding sugar ABC transporter permease, with product MTSVTAAAESASKTAPSSKKPRRFLRGEEITAWWFVLPSFALLLIFVFYPMLQAFVISFQNYNLVGSTRSFIGLDNYKSLVTDRDFLASLRHSFHFAIVVIPIQTAISLGLALLIQKKFKLTGLFRTLYFIPVVISTAVAATVFKLIYNKEFGILNNVLKTLHLPTTNFLSNPDTAMNGVIMLGIWKGVGFFMIIFLAGLNNIPQDLYEAARVDGATKIQQFFRITLPLLNRTTAFVVIMTTIDAIKLSGLVFVLTSGGPNGATETAVYYIYKMAFQQMQMGYGTAAAFILFAIVLAISLVQMRLFRNAEH from the coding sequence ATGACAAGCGTTACAGCGGCAGCTGAGTCTGCCTCCAAAACTGCCCCATCCAGCAAAAAGCCCCGCCGGTTTCTGCGGGGAGAAGAAATAACCGCCTGGTGGTTCGTGCTGCCTTCCTTTGCTTTGCTGCTCATCTTTGTATTCTATCCGATGCTGCAAGCCTTTGTGATCAGCTTTCAGAATTATAACCTGGTAGGATCAACCCGCAGCTTCATCGGGCTGGACAATTACAAGTCTCTGGTGACGGACAGGGATTTCCTGGCCAGTCTCCGGCATTCGTTTCATTTTGCCATCGTAGTGATTCCGATTCAGACAGCGATTTCACTGGGCTTGGCACTATTAATCCAGAAAAAGTTCAAGCTTACCGGTCTGTTCCGCACACTCTATTTCATTCCGGTAGTCATTTCTACGGCAGTGGCCGCAACGGTGTTCAAACTGATCTACAACAAGGAATTCGGGATTCTGAACAATGTACTGAAGACGCTTCATCTGCCCACTACCAATTTCCTGTCCAACCCGGATACGGCGATGAACGGTGTGATCATGCTGGGAATATGGAAAGGCGTAGGTTTTTTCATGATTATCTTCCTGGCCGGACTGAACAACATTCCGCAAGATTTATACGAGGCGGCCCGGGTAGACGGTGCTACCAAAATACAGCAGTTCTTCCGCATTACGCTTCCTTTGCTCAACCGTACCACGGCCTTCGTGGTGATTATGACGACCATTGATGCCATTAAGCTGTCCGGCCTTGTGTTTGTATTGACCAGTGGAGGACCCAACGGGGCTACCGAAACCGCAGTCTATTATATCTATAAAATGGCCTTCCAGCAGATGCAGATGGGCTACGGCACCGCTGCCGCCTTTATTCTGTTCGCGATTGTTCTCGCCATCTCGCTCGTGCAAATGAGACTGTTCCGGAACGCGGAACATTAA